The Candidatus Binatia bacterium nucleotide sequence GCTCGAGTTGAGCGGCGGGAACGTCAGCCAGGCCGCGCGGCTGGCGGGCAAGTACCGCGCCGATTTCTACGATCTCATCAAAAAACACGGACTCAACGTGGAGGACTTCAAGAAATCGAAGTGAGTGTCTGGAAATCGTCTGCGAAAAAAAACCGGTACGGCGTCGCGACGCGTGCCGGTTTTTTTGTCGGAGAAAAAGTTGTGATCGCCGGGGAACCTTTGGTCTTTCGGGTTATTCTCTGATAGCCGCCGCGCGTCTTTGCAGGTAGGCGTTGCGCACCGCGCTGTAAAGATCGACGACCGATTCCTCGACGCGCTGGAAGCGATCGAGGTTAAGAGAGCGCTCGTTGATGCCGTCGGTGACAAAGATGCCGGCACTGGCTCCGAATGGAAGAACCCAGGTAAGCGGGTCGATCAGCGTGTCCACTCCCTTACCGATTCCATCGCGTATGGTCATGGGCGCAGGCACGAGCGGGAGAACCAGATAGGGGCCTGTTTTGGCGCCCCAAACTCCCAACGTCTGGCCGAAGTCCTCGTCGCTTTGCTGAATGCCGAAGCCGTCCTTAGCGACGTCGATGAACCCCGCCAATCCTATGGAGCTGTTCAGGGTAAAGCGAGCGAATTCGCGGCCCGCGCCGTGCCACTTGAGCTGCAAGACGTTATTAACGAAGCGCGGAACTACTCTGATATTGTCAAAAGCGTTGTGCAGACTTCTTTGCACCACGTCGGGAAGCACAAAGTCCCATCCGGTAGCTATCGGCTTGACGATGTATCGGTCCAGCTGGCGGTTAAATCTGAACATCGGCTCGTTAAAGCCTTCCCAGGGGTCTTGTTCGGCTTCGGAGTCCTCGGCGGCAGCGGAGGGTTGGGCTTCTGCCAGGAGGTAAGAGGAGACGCCGTCTGGGTTCACTGAACTGGCTTCGCCGGCGCCCGCGTCGGCGACCAGCGCTTCGGTCGCTGCAATGTTTTCTTCCTCTGCGCCGACGGTCCAGGGGCTGCCGAGAACCAGGGTCGCAGCGGCTAAAAACAGCAACGTCCTCCACGAGCTCAACAACCGACAACGAATCGCCATCTGTTTTTCCTCCTGGTATGCAGCCACAGCCGCTATTTGTACACGAAGTAGCCTTTAGGGTCAAGGTGTTCGGTGGCCGCTGAGGCCGTCTCGCGGCTGGTTTTCCGCCGCCTAAAAGTTTGCAAAACCCTGTCCAATCAGCTATTTTCAAAGCAATATGGATGCTAAACCTGCGCCCAAGATCGTGCTCGGCGTAGCCGGCGGCATCGCCTGTTACAAGGCGGTGGAGCTGGTCCGCCTGCTCGGCCGCGAAGGCTTTTCAGTACAGGTCGTCATGACGCGGGAAGCGATGAATTTTGTCGCGCCACTGACGTTTCAGACCTTGTCAGGCCGTCCCGTGGCGACGGAAATTTTCAGCCTCACCGAGGAATCCGAAATCGGCCACATCAATTTGGCCGATCAGGCCGAAGTTTTCGTCATTGCGCCGGCCACGGCCAACATTATCGGCAAGATCGCAAGCGGCATCGCCGACGATTTGCTCACCACCGTCGTGATGGCGACCCAGGCGCCGGTGCTGATTGCGCCGTCGATGAACGTTCACATGCTGGAGAATCCGATTTTTCAGGAAAACGTCCGCAAGCTCAAACGAGTCGGTTACCATTTCATGGAGCCGGGCGAGGGCTATCTGGCGTGCGGCTACGAAGGCAAAGGACGGCTGCCCGAGCCCGCCGACATCGTCGAAGAGATCCGCGGCCTGTTAAAAAAAAAGGACCTGGCGGGTGAGAGGCTCTTGATCACGGCGGGTCCGAGCCATGAGCCGATCGACCCGGTGCGCTATATCGCCAATCGATCCTCCGGAAAAATGGGCTACGCGCTGGCGCGCGCCGGCCTGAGACGAGGCGCGGAAGTGACGCTCGTCAGCGGGCCGACTTCGTTGTCGCCACCGCCGAGGGCGCGGCTGATTCGAGTCAAGACGGCCGCCGAAATGCGGGAGAATGTTATGCAGGAATTCTCGCGCTCTACGGCCGTCGTCATGGCGGCGGCGGTCGCGGACTACAGTCCGGAGAAGTTTATTCCGCAAAAAGTTAAAAAATCAGACAAGCCGATGCGCCTCGATTTGAAAGCCAATCCGGACATTCTGAAAGAGCTGGGCGCAAGAAAAAACGGGCAACTTCTCATCGGCTTTGCCGCCGAGACGGAGGAGCTGGTCGCCAACGCCAAGAGAAAGCTTCGGGAAAAAAATCTCGACTTCATCGTGGCGAACGATGTGACTTCCGAGACGAGCGGCTTCGAAGCGGACACCAACGCGGCTACCCTATTGGACCGCCAGGGGAACGTCGAGCCGCTGCCGCTCATGACCAAAGAAGAGCTGGCGGACCGGATCTTCGACTTTCTACGCGACTTGCGGAGCGGACGGCGCGAGCGTCCCGCAGGGTAATATTCAACACAACTTTCCGCCGCATCGGATTCACTGACTATGGGCACGCCGCAAGAGCCCCAGCCGGTCAAACTTTTTATCGCCCTGCTGGCCGCTCATGACGATCTGATTCCCCCGGTTGAGAGCGATCTCAGCGCGCTGTTCGGCCCGATCGATTCGGCGAGCGCGATTTTTCCCTGGTCGGTGACCGATTATTACCAGAGCGAAATGGGCCGCGCTCTCCGCCGGCGCTTCATATCTTTCGAGCGGCTGATTTCTCCGGAGGCGCTTGCCGAAATCAAGCACAAGACCCACAAGGTCGAAGACAGTTATCGGCGCGCCGAAGGAACTGGCAGACGGCGTAGAGTGAACATCGACCCGGGCTACGTCGATGCCGGCAAGGTGGTCTTGGCCTCGACCAAAGGCGCCGGTCACCGGATGTATCTCCAGGCGGGAATTTACGGCGAGACGACTCTGCTCTTTTATGAAGGATCGTTTCATCCCTTTCCGTACACCTACCAAGACTATCTTTGGCCCGAGACGATCAAGTTTCTTGCCGATTTGCGCCACCGTTATCTCGGGCAAGTAAAACGTTGATAGTGACTCGTCAACGATGCTAAGATGCTTGCGGTGGAACAAGCCGCTCTGGAATCCGCTGGGCGTCAAGAGTTAAGAAGAATCGTCTCCACGCTGCGCCGCCAGTTGCAGTGGAAAGCGCGCGCCGGAATCCGCGTCTTGCCCAAGGGCCGCCCTGCTGAAAAAAGGCCGACCATAGTTGCGTCCAATTTGCTCGAAGGGTCTGAGAGCGGTCTCTTCTCGGACCATGCCGCCGCCTATGAGGCCAAGTCATTGGAGGAGCTCCGCGCCGCGATCGGCGATTGCCGGCGCTGCAAGCTCTGGCCGGGACGCACCCATCTGGTTTTCGGCGTCGGCAATCCCAACGCCGACGTGATGTTCGTCGGCGAGGGGCCGGGCAGAGACGAGGACTTGAAAGGCGAGCCGTTCGTCGGGCGCGCGGGGCAACTCCTTACGGACATCATCACCAAGGGAATGGGACTGCGAAGAGAGGACGTCTACATCGCCAACGTCGTCAAATGCCGGCCGCCGGAGAACCGCAATCCGGAGCCCGACGAAGTCGAGTCGTGCGAGCCGTTTCTCAAAAAGCAGATCGACCTGGTGCGGCCGAAGATCGTCGTCGCTCTGGGCAAGTTCGCCGTGCAATGCCTGCTGCAAAGCAAGCAGCCGATCTCGCGCCTGCGCGGCAATTGGCACGATTATCACGGCGTCAAGCTCATGCCGACGTTTCATCCGGCTTACCTCTTGCGCAACCCGGGAGATAAAAAACTTGTTTGGGAAGATATTAAAAAAGTCATCCAAGAGCTTAAGGCTGATTAGCGCCGGCTGGTTTCTGATCCTGCTCGCAAGCGGCCTAGCGCCGACGGCGCAGGTGAAAAGCTCTTCGGAGGCCCGCGTCCATCTCATTTCCGTCGACGGAACGATCAATCCCGCGGTCGATGATTTTATCCGCGAAGGCATCGCGCGGGCGCGCCTCGAAGGCGCCAAGGCATTGATCATCCAGCTCGACACTCCCGGCGGGCTCTTGGAGTCCACGCAAACGATCGTCAAAGAGCTCCTGGGGTCGCCGGTCCCGGTCATTGTCTACGTCGCGCCGAGCGGCGCTGGCGCCGCGTCGGCGGGAACGTTTATCACGTTGGCCGCCCACGTCGCAGCCATGGCGCCCGGGACCAACATCGGCGCGGCGCATCCGGTGGCCGGGTCGGGACAAGAGGTCAAGGGCGCGATGGGTGAAAAAATCGAAAACTTCGCGGCCTCATTCGCCGAGACGATTGCGCAAAAGCGCGGGCGCAACGCCGAGTGGGCGATTCAGGCCGTGCGCAAGAGCGTCTCGATCACCGAAAGAGAGGCCTTGAAAAAGAACGTTATCGACATCGTGGCCGCGAACCTCGACGAGCTATTGCGGCAGGCGGATGGAAAAAAGGTCGATGTGGACGGCCGGGAGGTCGTGCTGACCGTTAAAAACGCCCGTATCGATCGATTCGAAATGAGCTTGAAACAAAAGATCCTCGATAAACTATCGCACCCGAATATCGCCTACCTCCTCATGATGGCGGGCATCCTGGGTCTGTACATGGAATTTTCCCATCCGGGAGTGATTTTCCCCGGCGTGGCCGGAACCATCTGCCTCCTTCTGGCGTTCATCTCGCTACAGATTCTTCCCATCAACTACGGCGGTCTTATTCTGATCCTTCTCGGCATCGCGCTGCTGATTGCGGAAGCGTTCGTGCCGAGCTTCGGAGTGCTCGGCGTCGGCGGGGGGATTTCCCTCGTGCTCGGCTCGCTGCTGTTGTTCGACACCGAGAGCTCGGATCTGACCCTGGATCGGTCGATTGCCTTTGCCGCCGCGGGCACGCTCTCCGCCTACATGTTGATCGTCGGGTATTTGGTGTTGGGGACGCAAAAGAAAAAAGCGACGGCGGGTCTGGAAGGGCTGGTGGGAGAAATCGGCGAGGTCAAGGTGGCGCTCAATCCCAGCGGGAAGAT carries:
- the coaBC gene encoding bifunctional phosphopantothenoylcysteine decarboxylase/phosphopantothenate--cysteine ligase CoaBC, which gives rise to MDAKPAPKIVLGVAGGIACYKAVELVRLLGREGFSVQVVMTREAMNFVAPLTFQTLSGRPVATEIFSLTEESEIGHINLADQAEVFVIAPATANIIGKIASGIADDLLTTVVMATQAPVLIAPSMNVHMLENPIFQENVRKLKRVGYHFMEPGEGYLACGYEGKGRLPEPADIVEEIRGLLKKKDLAGERLLITAGPSHEPIDPVRYIANRSSGKMGYALARAGLRRGAEVTLVSGPTSLSPPPRARLIRVKTAAEMRENVMQEFSRSTAVVMAAAVADYSPEKFIPQKVKKSDKPMRLDLKANPDILKELGARKNGQLLIGFAAETEELVANAKRKLREKNLDFIVANDVTSETSGFEADTNAATLLDRQGNVEPLPLMTKEELADRIFDFLRDLRSGRRERPAG
- a CDS encoding VacJ family lipoprotein, whose product is MAIRCRLLSSWRTLLFLAAATLVLGSPWTVGAEEENIAATEALVADAGAGEASSVNPDGVSSYLLAEAQPSAAAEDSEAEQDPWEGFNEPMFRFNRQLDRYIVKPIATGWDFVLPDVVQRSLHNAFDNIRVVPRFVNNVLQLKWHGAGREFARFTLNSSIGLAGFIDVAKDGFGIQQSDEDFGQTLGVWGAKTGPYLVLPLVPAPMTIRDGIGKGVDTLIDPLTWVLPFGASAGIFVTDGINERSLNLDRFQRVEESVVDLYSAVRNAYLQRRAAAIRE
- a CDS encoding uracil-DNA glycosylase translates to MLAVEQAALESAGRQELRRIVSTLRRQLQWKARAGIRVLPKGRPAEKRPTIVASNLLEGSESGLFSDHAAAYEAKSLEELRAAIGDCRRCKLWPGRTHLVFGVGNPNADVMFVGEGPGRDEDLKGEPFVGRAGQLLTDIITKGMGLRREDVYIANVVKCRPPENRNPEPDEVESCEPFLKKQIDLVRPKIVVALGKFAVQCLLQSKQPISRLRGNWHDYHGVKLMPTFHPAYLLRNPGDKKLVWEDIKKVIQELKAD
- a CDS encoding nodulation protein NfeD, producing MKSSSEARVHLISVDGTINPAVDDFIREGIARARLEGAKALIIQLDTPGGLLESTQTIVKELLGSPVPVIVYVAPSGAGAASAGTFITLAAHVAAMAPGTNIGAAHPVAGSGQEVKGAMGEKIENFAASFAETIAQKRGRNAEWAIQAVRKSVSITEREALKKNVIDIVAANLDELLRQADGKKVDVDGREVVLTVKNARIDRFEMSLKQKILDKLSHPNIAYLLMMAGILGLYMEFSHPGVIFPGVAGTICLLLAFISLQILPINYGGLILILLGIALLIAEAFVPSFGVLGVGGGISLVLGSLLLFDTESSDLTLDRSIAFAAAGTLSAYMLIVGYLVLGTQKKKATAGLEGLVGEIGEVKVALNPSGKIFVHGEYWSAEAEDQVAVGEKVRVVGFDGMCLKVNRLSQGRQGS
- a CDS encoding DUF4416 family protein; its protein translation is MGTPQEPQPVKLFIALLAAHDDLIPPVESDLSALFGPIDSASAIFPWSVTDYYQSEMGRALRRRFISFERLISPEALAEIKHKTHKVEDSYRRAEGTGRRRRVNIDPGYVDAGKVVLASTKGAGHRMYLQAGIYGETTLLFYEGSFHPFPYTYQDYLWPETIKFLADLRHRYLGQVKR